A stretch of the Nothobranchius furzeri strain GRZ-AD chromosome 5, NfurGRZ-RIMD1, whole genome shotgun sequence genome encodes the following:
- the polr3glb gene encoding DNA-directed RNA polymerase III subunit RPC7-like isoform X1, with protein sequence MAGRGRGHRMMSFSVDAVGIRESLPPTIHQPTPVFPVMEQKPLPLTGGEEAEYLLALKQDCRGAMRSLPCFIQPAVAQRDVERYSDKYHISEQTDRLKDWVVDWKRFPRELRVHVRKAPGDGALLSCRDSGQQIQKKKKKVREEILLKLETLEKKEEQESSEGEGEMEKKQDEGAEAEEDYDEEEFEEETDYIMSYFENGEDFGGDSDDNMDEAIY encoded by the exons ATGGCAGGTCGTGGGCGTGGCCACAGGATGATGAGTTTCAGTGTGGATGCAGTCGGCATCAGAGAATCTCTTCCTCCAACTATTCACCAGCCTACACCTGTGTTTCCA GTGATGGAGCAGAAGCCCCTGCCTCTAACAGGTGGAGAAGAGGCAGAGTATTTGTTGGCTCTGAAACAGGACTGCAGGGGAGCCATGAGGAGTCTTCCATGCTTTATCCAACCAGCAGTGGCACAAAGAG ATGTGGAGCGATACTCAGATAAATATCACATCAGTGAACAGACTGACAGGCTGAAGGACTGGGTTGTAG ATTGGAAGAGATTCCCCAGAGAACTGCGAGTCCACGTCAGGAAAGCACCCGGTGATG GTGCGCTGCTCAGCTGCCGGGACAGCGGTCAGCAgatacagaagaagaagaagaaggtcagagaggagatcCTTCTGAAGCTGGAG ACGCTGGAGaagaaggaggagcaggagagctCTGAGGGGGAAGGAGAGATGGAGAAGAAGCAGGATGAGGGTGCTGAGGCTGAGGAGGATTACGATGAGGAAGAGTTTGAAGAG GAGACGGATTACATCATGTCCTACTTTGAGAATGGAGAGGACTTTGGAGGAGACAGTGATGACAACATGGACGAGGCTATTTACTGA
- the polr3glb gene encoding DNA-directed RNA polymerase III subunit RPC7-like isoform X2, producing the protein MAGRGRGHRMMSFSVDAVGIRESLPPTIHQPTPVFPVMEQKPLPLTGGEEAEYLLALKQDCRGAMRSLPCFIQPAVAQRDVERYSDKYHISEQTDRLKDWVVVVSDWKRFPRELRVHVRKAPGDGALLSCRDSGQQIQKKKKKVREEILLKLETLEKKEEQESSEGEGEMEKKQDEGAEAEEDYDEEEFEEETDYIMSYFENGEDFGGDSDDNMDEAIY; encoded by the exons ATGGCAGGTCGTGGGCGTGGCCACAGGATGATGAGTTTCAGTGTGGATGCAGTCGGCATCAGAGAATCTCTTCCTCCAACTATTCACCAGCCTACACCTGTGTTTCCA GTGATGGAGCAGAAGCCCCTGCCTCTAACAGGTGGAGAAGAGGCAGAGTATTTGTTGGCTCTGAAACAGGACTGCAGGGGAGCCATGAGGAGTCTTCCATGCTTTATCCAACCAGCAGTGGCACAAAGAG ATGTGGAGCGATACTCAGATAAATATCACATCAGTGAACAGACTGACAGGCTGAAGGACTGGGTTGTAG TCGTTTCAGATTGGAAGAGATTCCCCAGAGAACTGCGAGTCCACGTCAGGAAAGCACCCGGTGATG GTGCGCTGCTCAGCTGCCGGGACAGCGGTCAGCAgatacagaagaagaagaagaaggtcagagaggagatcCTTCTGAAGCTGGAG ACGCTGGAGaagaaggaggagcaggagagctCTGAGGGGGAAGGAGAGATGGAGAAGAAGCAGGATGAGGGTGCTGAGGCTGAGGAGGATTACGATGAGGAAGAGTTTGAAGAG GAGACGGATTACATCATGTCCTACTTTGAGAATGGAGAGGACTTTGGAGGAGACAGTGATGACAACATGGACGAGGCTATTTACTGA